A part of Phoenix dactylifera cultivar Barhee BC4 chromosome 2, palm_55x_up_171113_PBpolish2nd_filt_p, whole genome shotgun sequence genomic DNA contains:
- the LOC103710759 gene encoding BOI-related E3 ubiquitin-protein ligase 1-like: MAVQAQYPSNVLLLNARGEQERKEMDYPQSTPGFLDQSGVYFSNGVNGNPRKRGREDPAVPMAASAQQNHPISLFSLQSQPCSTPLPPPMLISFAQLQSQPPPIVSTGLRLAFDDQQQQHQNQNQSNLFLSSSSSSSSPFSTILSEELATQINQQKEEMEQFLHAQGEQLRRALAERRQRHYRALLGAAEKSATRRLREKEAEVERAARRSAELEDRLARLRAESMAWQAKAMAEQATAASLHAQLQQAAAAAAAALPQGKADECGGESPAEDAESAHVDPDRVEPERACRACLCRPVSVVLFPCRHLCLCSACDAAAGDACPVCRCLRTGSVQVFLS, encoded by the exons ATGGCGGTTCAAGCGCAATACCCATCCAACGTTCTACTTCTCAACGCAAG AGGCGAGCAAGAGAGGAAGGAAATGGATTACCCCCAGTCCACGCCTGGGTTCCTTGATCAATCCGGGGTGTACTTCTCCAATGGAG TGAATGGGAATCCtaggaagaggggaagagaggaCCCGGCGGTTCCAATGGCGGCCTCGGCGCAGCAGAACCACCCGATTAGCCTTTTCTCGCTGCAATCTCAGCCCTGTTCGACGCCTCTTCCGCCcccgatgcttataagcttcGCCCAACTCCAGAGTCAGCCTCCTCCCATCGTCTCCACCGGCCTCCGTTTGGCCTTCGATGACCAACAGCAGCAGCACCAGAACCAGAACCAATCCaatctcttcctctcctcttcttcttcctcctcttcccccttCTCCACCATCCTCTCCGAAGAACTCGCCACCCAAATCAACCAACAGAAGGAGGAAATGGAGCAGTTCCTCCACGCCCAG GGAGAGCAACTGCGGCGGGCCTTGGCGGAGAGGCGGCAGAGACACTACCGGGCGCTGCTGGGCGCGGCGGAGAAGTCGGCCACGAGAAGGTTACGAGAGAAGGAGGCGGAGGTGGAGCGGGCGGCGCGGCGGAGCGCCGAGCTCGAGGACCGCCTCGCCCgcctgagggccgagtcgatgGCGTGGCAGGCCAAGGCCATGGCCGAGCAAGCCACGGCCGCCTCCCTCCACGCCCAACTGCAGCaggcggccgccgccgccgccgcggcgCTGCCCCAGGGAAAGGCGGACGAGTGTGGTGGCGAGTCGCCGGCGGAGGACGCCGAGTCGGCCCACGTCGACCCGGACCGGGTCGAGCCCGAGCGGGCGTGCCGCGCGTGCCTGTGCCGGCCGGTCTCGGTGGTTCTCTTCCCCTGCCGCCACCTCTGCCTCTGCTCCGCCTGCGACGCCGCCGCGGGCGATGCCTGCCCCGTGTGCCGCTGTCTCCGAACCGGAAGCGTCCAAGTCTTCCTCTCTTGA